A single region of the Nicotiana sylvestris chromosome 6, ASM39365v2, whole genome shotgun sequence genome encodes:
- the LOC104229442 gene encoding uncharacterized protein, with protein MAINIKVHELLVMRDSDLLIRQAQGDWETRDIKLIPYRQCVEDLSKRFKSIKFRYIPRFHNELVDDLATLASMLPYSELEGEPWYRDIKQYLKIREYPKHANRDQKRTIRRLSNGFFSSGEILYKRTPDLNFLRCVDAKEAEMIMNEVHSGGMDIIVPIERKASNGHRFILVAIDYFTKWVEAITLKAVTKKAVVNFVYSNIICCFGIPKTIITDNAANLNSHMMKEVCEQFKIEHRNSTPYRPKANEAVEAANKNIKKILRKMVQGSRQWNEKLPFALLGYRITVRTSVGTTPYLLVYGTEAVIPAKVEIPSLRIIVEEKAKGKFTPNWQGPYLIKKVLSKGALHLADIDGKVTDISINVDAVKRYYV; from the exons ATGGCAATAAACATAAAGGTGCATGAACTGTTGGTGATGAGAGATTCAGATTTGCTTATTCGGCAGGCTCAAGGTGATTGGGAGACTCGAGACATCAAGCTCATTCCATATAGACAATgcgtggaagatcttagcaagaGGTTCAAGTCCATcaagttcaggtacattcctagGTTTCACAATGAATTAGTTGATGACTTGGCCACCCTGGCCTCAATGCTTCCATATTCGG AACTAGAAGGAGAACCATGGTACCGTGATATCAAACAGtatctgaaaataagagaataTCCGAAACATGCTAatagggatcaaaagagaaccattaggcgactCTCTAATGGCTTCTTTTCGAGTGGGGAAATCCtatacaaaaggactccggattTGAATTTTTTGAGATGTGTGGATGCCAAAGAAGCTGAAATGATTATGAATGAAGTGCATTCAGGA GGAATGGACATCATTGTCCCAATCGAGcgaaaagcttcaaatgggcacagattcatcttggttgcaattgattacttcaccaaatgggtggaagctattACATTGAAGgcagtcaccaagaaagcagtAGTAAACTTTGTTTACTCCAACATTATCTGTTGTTTCGGTATTCCAAAAACCATTATTACAGATAATGCTGCTAATTTGAATAGTCATATGATGaaggaggtatgcgaacaatttaaaattGAGCATCGCAATTCTACTCCTTACCGGCCCAAAGCTAATGAAGCTGTTGAAGCTGcgaataagaacatcaagaagattcttaggaagATGGTCCAAGGGTCTAGACAATGGAACGAGAAACTGCCTTTTGCTCTTTTAGGATACCGGATAACTGTCCGTACATCAGTTGGCACAACACCCTActtattggtttatggcactgaagcagtcaTACCTGCTAAAGTTGAGATTCCCTCTCTTCGAATCATTGTTGAA gaaaaagcaaaaggaaagttcaccccgaattggcaaggtcCTTACCTTATCAAAAAAGTATTGTCAAAAGGAGCTCTACACTTGGCAGATATAGATGGAAAGGTGACAGATATATCCATCAACgtagatgcggtcaagagatactatgtctga